A region from the Verrucomicrobiota bacterium genome encodes:
- a CDS encoding ABC transporter permease, producing the protein MFRSIGELLLLAWRTLMALPLTWRQRQKVFEQLFEIGNASLLMACILSIFIGGVLALQTGPVLAERGLSGLLGGIVGLSACKELAPVMMSILIAGRIGSAMAAEIGSMQVYQEIDALRTMNIKPVSYLVLPRVVAISLALPTLVIFAVITSWLGGALVSVANEKIDLTFSAYFNNLSEVVKVKDVLNGLIKSFVFAMVIGVVSCQQGLATIGGPRGIGRSVTKAVVNSIVLILILDYFLTRVLLYL; encoded by the coding sequence ATGTTTCGAAGCATTGGCGAGTTGTTATTATTGGCATGGCGCACCCTGATGGCGCTGCCGCTCACGTGGCGGCAGCGGCAGAAGGTGTTCGAGCAGTTGTTTGAAATCGGCAACGCAAGTTTGCTGATGGCCTGCATTCTTTCCATCTTCATTGGTGGCGTGCTGGCGCTGCAAACGGGGCCGGTGCTGGCGGAGCGTGGGCTGTCCGGCCTGCTGGGCGGCATTGTGGGGCTCTCAGCCTGCAAAGAGCTGGCGCCCGTCATGATGTCCATTTTGATTGCGGGACGCATTGGGTCAGCCATGGCGGCGGAAATCGGCTCCATGCAGGTGTACCAGGAAATTGACGCATTGCGCACGATGAACATCAAGCCGGTGAGTTACCTGGTGCTGCCCCGGGTGGTCGCCATCTCCCTGGCGCTGCCCACGCTGGTAATTTTCGCGGTCATCACCTCCTGGCTGGGCGGCGCGCTGGTGTCGGTGGCCAACGAGAAAATTGATCTCACATTTTCGGCTTATTTCAACAACCTCAGCGAGGTGGTCAAGGTCAAGGACGTGCTCAACGGGTTGATCAAGAGCTTTGTGTTTGCAATGGTCATCGGCGTTGTGTCGTGCCAGCAGGGCTTGGCCACCATCGGCGGCCCGCGCGGCATCGGACGCTCGGTGACCAAGGCGGTGGTGAATTCCATCGTGCTGATCCTGATCCTGGATTATTTCCTCACCCGCGTTTTGCTGTACTTATAA